The stretch of DNA CGGGGTGAAATAGAATGTAAAAGTGAGGTGGGAGGAGGAACAAAATTTATTATTAAGCTACCTCTGCAAATTGATTCAAAACCTTAGTCGATCAACTCAAAACATCAGTAATTCATAAAGGTGAGCAGCAATGGACAAAAATATTTATAGCTTTTTAACTGAAGGTTCTTCTGAAAAAGTGCTTTTTGCTGAAGAAGTTAACTCAGATGAAGAGTTATTTTTTGCCGATGAAGTAGCTGAAGTTACCCCGACTGAAAGCTGGAAAATTTTGATTGTAGATGATGAGGCTCAAGTTCACACAGCTACCGATATTGCCTTAAGAAAGTTTGTTTTTGAAAATAAATCTTTAAAGTTTATTAGCGCTTATTCCGCGAAGGAAGCGAAACAGTTAATCCACGAATATCCTGATGTTGCCATCATTCTGCTTGACGTAATTATGGAAACAGATGATGCTGGCTTAGAGTTTGTTAAATATGTTCGAGAAGTGTTAGGCAATCATTTGGTGCGAATTATTTTACGCACAGGTCAACCCGGACAAGTTCCCGAAAAAAGCATTATTATCAATTATGATATTAATGACTATAAAACTAAAACTGAGTTAACGACATCAAAGCTATATACTACAGTGCTAACAGCTTTGAGAAGTTTTTCTCTAGGTCAGAAATTGCAGTCGGAAATAGAGCGGCGCGAACAAGTAGAGCAAGCACTTCGTATCAGTGAAGAAAAAGAACACCAAAAAGCTCTCACCTTAGAGCATTTTGTCAAAGAACTGCAAGAAACACAACTCCAGCTAGTTCAAAGTGAAAAAATGTCTAGTCTCGGTCAATTAGTTGCAGGTGTCGCTCATGAAATTAACAATCCAGTTAACTTTATTTACGGCAATCTCTCCTATGCCAATGACTATATCAAAGAACTCATCTATCTGTTGAATCTCTATCAGCGGTATTACCCGCAACCAGAAGCAGAAATTCTCAAGGAAATAGAAGACGCAGAGTTGCCATTTATCATAGAAGATTTACCAAAACTGCTCTCTTCCATGCAGTTAGGGATCGAACGCATTCGCAATATTGTAAAATCTCTACGAAATTTTTCGCGATTGGATGAAACGGAAATCAAATCAGTGGATATCCACGAAGGGATTAATAGCACTTTGATGATTTTACAGCACCGACTCAAGGCTAAGCCAGATCGTCCTGCTATTAATGTAATTAAAGACTATGGTGTATTACCGCTTGTGACCTGTTATGCGGGTCAGCTCAATCAGGTGTTTATGAACCTTTTAGCTAATGCTATAGATGCTTTAGAAGAGCGAGGAAGTGGAGAAGAGGGTGCAGTTTTTAACCCCCAAATTTTGATTCGTACCGAAGTTGTAGCGGGTAGTTCCCATGAAAATACTAGCTTTGATTCAGGTATTCGGGTAACAATTGCTGATAATGGTATTGGCATGAATGAGAAAGTTCGCTCTAAACTTTTTACTCCATTTTTTACTACTAAGCCAATTGGAAAAGGTACAGGTATGGGATTGTCAATCAGCCGAAAAATCCTACTAGAAAAACACTGCGGTCAATTGCAGTGTTTTTCTACGCCAGAGCAGGGAACGCAGTTTATTATTGAGATGCCGACTATCTGTATACCAAGTAATCTCGCGGTAGCTA from Kamptonema formosum PCC 6407 encodes:
- a CDS encoding ATP-binding protein, with the translated sequence MDKNIYSFLTEGSSEKVLFAEEVNSDEELFFADEVAEVTPTESWKILIVDDEAQVHTATDIALRKFVFENKSLKFISAYSAKEAKQLIHEYPDVAIILLDVIMETDDAGLEFVKYVREVLGNHLVRIILRTGQPGQVPEKSIIINYDINDYKTKTELTTSKLYTTVLTALRSFSLGQKLQSEIERREQVEQALRISEEKEHQKALTLEHFVKELQETQLQLVQSEKMSSLGQLVAGVAHEINNPVNFIYGNLSYANDYIKELIYLLNLYQRYYPQPEAEILKEIEDAELPFIIEDLPKLLSSMQLGIERIRNIVKSLRNFSRLDETEIKSVDIHEGINSTLMILQHRLKAKPDRPAINVIKDYGVLPLVTCYAGQLNQVFMNLLANAIDALEERGSGEEGAVFNPQILIRTEVVAGSSHENTSFDSGIRVTIADNGIGMNEKVRSKLFTPFFTTKPIGKGTGMGLSISRKILLEKHCGQLQCFSTPEQGTQFIIEMPTICIPSNLAVAIAN